Proteins encoded by one window of Salmonirosea aquatica:
- the rimP gene encoding ribosome maturation factor RimP, which yields MASKEQIESLLAPFLEEGKYFIVDIQIKASRASQKLMILLDSDEGITIQECADISRNLDEALEAFGEAYTLEVSSPGLDQPLRLPRQYQKNVGRNLKVTLATGQTLTGTLVEVKEGSIVLQLPAPRKKPKTPAEESALRPEIELESIVKAVVQVSFK from the coding sequence ATGGCGTCCAAAGAGCAGATCGAATCCCTGTTGGCTCCCTTCCTTGAGGAGGGAAAATATTTCATCGTAGACATTCAGATCAAAGCGTCCCGGGCCAGCCAGAAACTCATGATCCTGTTGGATAGCGACGAAGGAATTACGATTCAGGAATGTGCCGACATCAGCCGCAACCTGGACGAAGCTCTGGAAGCCTTTGGGGAAGCCTATACGCTGGAAGTGTCGTCACCCGGATTGGATCAACCCTTGCGTCTGCCGCGGCAATACCAGAAAAACGTGGGCAGGAATCTGAAGGTAACTTTGGCCACAGGGCAAACCCTGACGGGAACCTTGGTGGAAGTGAAGGAGGGCAGTATTGTACTGCAACTGCCTGCTCCTCGTAAAAAGCCGAAAACCCCGGCTGAAGAATCCGCACTGCGTCCCGAGATCGAACTCGAATCCATTGTGAAGGCGGTGGTGCAGGTGTCGTTTAAGTGA
- the nusA gene encoding transcription termination factor NusA yields MDSSVLIDSFADFASSKSIDRPTMISVLEEVFRTMIRKKYGTDDNFDVIINPENGDLEMWRTREIVDDDSEDIWDYDKIPLSEARKIQSDFEVGEEVAEEVKLVDFGRRLVQTARQTLIQKIKDLEKEMLYDKYKDQVGELITGEVYQTLRNELIVLDNEGNELSLPRTEQISKDRFRKGDSVKAVIHKVEMNNGTPRITLSRTSSVFLERLFEIEIPEIYDGLISVRRIVREPGDRAKVAVESYDDRIDPVGACVGMKGSRIHSIVRELGNENIDVINYTENLELLISRSLSPAKISSVQIDRDAKRVSVYLKPDQVSLAIGKGGQNIKLAGRLVGMEIDVFRDVEELAEEDVDLSEFDDEIEAWMIEEFRKIGLDTAKSVLALSKEELLRRTDLEENSIEDVLDVLRKEFE; encoded by the coding sequence ATGGATAGCTCAGTATTAATAGATTCATTTGCCGACTTTGCCAGTTCGAAAAGCATCGATCGTCCCACGATGATCAGCGTATTGGAAGAAGTGTTCCGTACCATGATCCGTAAGAAATACGGTACCGATGATAACTTTGACGTTATCATTAACCCCGAAAACGGGGATCTCGAAATGTGGCGTACCCGCGAAATCGTCGACGACGACTCGGAGGATATTTGGGATTATGACAAAATTCCCCTCTCCGAAGCCCGTAAGATCCAATCCGATTTCGAGGTAGGTGAAGAGGTGGCCGAGGAAGTGAAGCTGGTCGATTTTGGCCGCCGCCTGGTACAAACCGCCCGGCAGACGCTTATCCAGAAGATCAAGGATCTGGAAAAGGAGATGCTGTATGACAAGTACAAAGATCAGGTCGGCGAACTCATCACGGGCGAGGTATACCAAACCCTGCGCAACGAACTGATTGTACTCGACAACGAAGGCAACGAGCTTTCCCTGCCCCGCACCGAGCAGATTTCCAAGGACCGCTTTCGCAAGGGAGACAGTGTGAAGGCCGTGATTCATAAGGTGGAAATGAACAACGGGACGCCCCGGATTACGCTGTCGCGGACTTCTTCGGTGTTTCTGGAAAGGCTTTTTGAAATCGAAATTCCCGAAATCTACGACGGTCTGATTTCTGTCCGTCGTATCGTCCGCGAGCCGGGCGACCGCGCCAAGGTAGCTGTTGAATCCTACGACGACCGGATTGACCCTGTAGGGGCTTGCGTGGGTATGAAAGGCTCCCGGATCCATTCGATCGTGCGTGAGCTGGGCAATGAGAATATTGACGTGATTAACTACACCGAGAATCTCGAACTGCTCATCAGCCGTTCGCTGAGTCCGGCTAAAATCAGTTCGGTGCAGATTGACCGGGACGCGAAGCGCGTGTCGGTTTATCTAAAACCGGATCAGGTATCGCTGGCGATCGGGAAGGGCGGCCAGAATATCAAACTGGCGGGCCGGTTGGTTGGCATGGAAATCGACGTATTCCGGGATGTGGAAGAGTTGGCCGAGGAAGATGTGGACTTGTCGGAATTCGACGATGAAATTGAAGCTTGGATGATCGAGGAATTCCGTAAGATCGGACTCGATACGGCCAAGAGTGTACTGGCTTTGAGTAAAGAAGAACTGCTGCGCCGAACCGATCTCGAAGAAAATTCGATTGAGGACGTGCTGGATGTATTGCGCAAGGAATTTGAATAG
- the infB gene encoding translation initiation factor IF-2: MTPPAPEPAKQEVVVPKEVEEVAPAPVAEPVTPAEPIQKTPPQPQAVEPVVEPQPAAKKADEPREAVREEPEIKEQAPAPAVPSVAPTAEAQEENPNIIEAKGQQLRGLKVVGKIELPSERSRKKDPVASSDASGDKKRRRKRKRIRDVSGEEKPAAATAAAGTTAPKAKEATTATKSTAAGAAKTRGRRGVRREEVSDKEVADNIKATMARMGGGTPSRTARGGSKRRRDRGDQDDSGFDQNETKVLRVTEFISANELASLMDVTVQEVISVCLNMGMFVSINQRIDAEAITFIADEFGYEVEFISAEEEIQNEVVEEVDAPEDLIERAPIVTIMGHVDHGKTSLLDYIRSANVASGEAGGITQHIGAYSVKTKTGKQVTFLDTPGHEAFTAMRARGAKVTDVVIVVIAADDSIMPQTREAINHAQVAGVPIVFAFSKVDKAGANTEKIREELANMNYLVEDWGGKYQSQEISSKSGLGIDDLLEKVLLEAELLELKANPDRRASGTVVEASLDKGRGYVTTILVEAGTLKVGDIILAGAHHGRVKAMTDYLGKRLKNAGPSMPVQVLGLNGAPQAGDKFNVMELERDARELANKREQILREQTIRSRKHITLEEIGRRKAIGSFKELNLIVKGDVDGSVEALSDSLLQLSTSEIQVNIIHKAVGQISESDVNLAIASDAIIVGFQVRPSSNAKKMAEQEQIEIRHYSVIYNAIEEIKDAMTGMLAPTVEEVVTGNIEIREVFKISRIGTIAGCYVTDGFVKRNNKIRIIRDGIVIHTGEIDSLKRFKDDVNEVRSGYECGLNIKNFNDIDVGDIIESFELREVKRTL; encoded by the coding sequence GTGACTCCTCCCGCGCCAGAGCCCGCCAAACAAGAGGTTGTGGTACCTAAGGAAGTAGAAGAGGTAGCGCCTGCGCCGGTAGCAGAGCCGGTGACTCCGGCTGAGCCCATTCAGAAAACACCCCCCCAACCCCAGGCGGTTGAGCCGGTTGTGGAGCCCCAACCTGCAGCCAAAAAAGCAGACGAACCTCGGGAAGCAGTGCGCGAAGAACCCGAGATTAAAGAGCAGGCACCGGCTCCAGCGGTTCCATCCGTTGCGCCAACAGCAGAAGCTCAGGAAGAGAATCCCAATATTATTGAAGCCAAGGGCCAGCAGTTGCGAGGCCTGAAGGTAGTAGGAAAAATAGAACTGCCTTCTGAGCGCTCCCGGAAAAAAGATCCCGTGGCTTCCAGTGATGCCTCAGGAGATAAGAAGAGGCGGCGTAAACGTAAGCGCATCCGGGATGTATCCGGAGAAGAAAAGCCAGCCGCCGCCACGGCCGCTGCTGGTACCACGGCCCCTAAGGCCAAGGAAGCTACCACTGCTACCAAGAGTACCGCCGCCGGAGCTGCCAAAACCCGTGGACGCCGTGGTGTCCGGCGTGAGGAGGTATCGGACAAAGAGGTTGCAGACAACATCAAGGCTACGATGGCCCGCATGGGCGGAGGTACCCCTAGCCGGACAGCAAGAGGTGGAAGTAAACGCCGCCGCGACCGAGGCGATCAGGATGATAGTGGATTCGATCAGAATGAAACCAAGGTACTGCGCGTGACTGAGTTCATCTCGGCCAACGAACTGGCCTCCCTGATGGATGTCACGGTGCAGGAGGTAATTTCGGTTTGTCTGAACATGGGTATGTTCGTATCCATCAACCAGCGGATCGATGCCGAGGCCATCACCTTCATTGCGGATGAGTTCGGCTACGAGGTGGAGTTCATCTCGGCCGAAGAAGAAATTCAGAATGAGGTAGTGGAGGAAGTGGACGCTCCAGAGGACCTGATCGAAAGGGCTCCTATTGTTACCATTATGGGTCACGTCGATCATGGTAAAACATCGCTACTGGACTATATCCGCTCGGCCAATGTGGCTAGCGGTGAGGCGGGCGGTATCACCCAACACATCGGGGCTTACAGCGTTAAGACCAAAACCGGCAAACAGGTTACCTTCCTGGATACGCCCGGTCACGAAGCCTTTACGGCCATGCGGGCCCGGGGTGCCAAGGTAACTGACGTGGTCATCGTGGTGATTGCGGCGGATGATAGTATCATGCCACAGACCCGCGAGGCCATCAACCATGCCCAGGTTGCCGGCGTACCTATTGTATTTGCATTTAGTAAGGTAGACAAAGCAGGAGCGAACACTGAAAAAATCCGGGAAGAGCTCGCCAATATGAATTATCTGGTGGAGGACTGGGGTGGTAAGTACCAATCTCAGGAAATTTCTTCCAAATCGGGACTGGGTATCGACGACCTGCTCGAAAAGGTACTTCTCGAAGCCGAATTACTCGAACTGAAAGCTAATCCTGACCGGCGAGCTTCGGGAACCGTGGTGGAAGCCTCTTTGGACAAAGGCCGGGGCTATGTGACTACCATTCTGGTAGAAGCCGGGACGCTCAAAGTTGGTGATATTATCCTCGCTGGAGCGCACCATGGCCGCGTGAAGGCCATGACTGATTACCTGGGCAAACGCCTGAAAAACGCCGGCCCTTCCATGCCGGTGCAGGTGCTGGGACTCAATGGTGCCCCACAGGCCGGGGATAAGTTCAACGTGATGGAGCTGGAACGCGATGCGCGTGAGCTGGCCAACAAGCGTGAGCAAATTCTGCGTGAGCAAACCATCCGTTCACGTAAGCACATTACGCTGGAAGAGATTGGACGGCGCAAGGCGATTGGTTCGTTCAAGGAACTCAACCTGATTGTGAAAGGGGACGTAGATGGTTCGGTAGAAGCGCTTTCGGATTCTTTGCTTCAACTTTCCACTTCCGAAATTCAGGTCAATATCATCCACAAGGCCGTTGGGCAAATATCCGAATCGGATGTGAACCTGGCTATTGCTTCGGATGCGATCATTGTGGGCTTCCAGGTACGGCCTTCGTCCAATGCCAAGAAAATGGCCGAACAGGAGCAAATCGAAATCCGTCATTACTCCGTAATCTACAACGCCATTGAAGAAATCAAGGATGCCATGACGGGTATGTTGGCCCCGACGGTAGAAGAAGTGGTAACGGGCAATATCGAAATACGTGAAGTGTTCAAGATCAGCCGCATAGGTACCATTGCCGGTTGTTATGTAACGGATGGTTTTGTGAAACGCAATAACAAAATCCGGATTATCCGGGATGGTATTGTAATCCATACGGGCGAGATCGATTCACTCAAACGCTTCAAGGATGATGTGAACGAGGTACGTTCGGGATACGAATGTGGCTTGAATATCAAAAATTTTAACGACATCGACGTCGGCGATATCATCGAGAGCTTCGAGCTACGTGAAGTAAAACGGACGCTATAA
- a CDS encoding alpha/beta hydrolase fold domain-containing protein codes for MCTQKNRYYNLIGWLLVFSLLSGCQVWDQVKPESNYINDTVVDYDFYKDVVYGNNDKVKLDLYQPISLNGHAAEVVILLHGGGWTSGDKSFLKPTVDRLLKEGKNLAIVNMNYRVDSRAGDLLSLQLADLQNAVHFLSDNAEKYNLRKDNYRIVGFSAGGHIALTYAYRTTETNIGTVVAISAPTELSVKEMLDKSLWPNVEILLGKKYGDSIDVFKKASPFHLVSFGSPKTLLVYGQGDVLVSSQQGELLAQKLRLMHVPCKFEVIPGETHELSAEKASQYILDSYQ; via the coding sequence ATGTGTACTCAGAAAAATAGATATTACAATCTGATTGGCTGGCTGCTGGTTTTTTCGCTGCTATCAGGATGCCAGGTTTGGGATCAGGTCAAGCCCGAAAGCAATTACATCAACGATACGGTAGTAGATTATGATTTCTACAAGGACGTAGTGTATGGCAATAATGACAAGGTAAAACTCGATTTATATCAGCCTATATCCCTGAATGGGCATGCGGCAGAGGTCGTTATTCTGCTACACGGGGGCGGCTGGACCAGTGGCGACAAATCTTTTTTGAAACCTACCGTTGACAGGTTACTCAAAGAGGGGAAAAACCTGGCTATCGTCAACATGAATTACCGCGTAGACAGCCGGGCGGGCGACCTGCTGTCGCTGCAATTGGCTGATCTTCAGAACGCGGTACACTTCCTAAGTGACAACGCTGAGAAATACAACCTCCGTAAAGACAATTACCGTATAGTTGGTTTTAGCGCGGGCGGGCACATAGCCCTCACGTACGCCTATCGTACCACCGAAACGAACATTGGTACCGTTGTTGCCATTTCGGCCCCTACCGAACTCTCGGTAAAAGAAATGCTGGACAAAAGCCTGTGGCCCAATGTAGAAATCCTGCTTGGCAAGAAGTACGGCGATTCCATCGATGTTTTCAAAAAGGCCAGTCCTTTCCATCTGGTTTCATTTGGTTCTCCAAAAACCCTGCTTGTTTATGGGCAGGGGGATGTACTGGTATCCAGCCAACAGGGAGAATTGCTGGCTCAAAAACTTCGGCTGATGCACGTACCTTGTAAATTCGAGGTTATTCCGGGCGAAACGCATGAGCTTTCAGCCGAGAAAGCGTCCCAATACATTCTGGACTCCTACCAATAG
- a CDS encoding acyltransferase family protein, with product MAVVNNPIAQRVSSVDAYRGFVMVLMMAEVLEFSHVAEALPESPFWAFLHFQQSHVPWVGCSLHDLIQPSFTFLVGVALPYSIASRKTRAQSHTSLWMHTLRRALILILLGIFLRSMYRDQTNFTFEDTLTQIGLGYPLLFALGFRSERVSWIALGLILVGYWALFAFYPLPGPDFDWSQTGVAADWEHLRTGFAAHWNKNTNAAWAFDRWFLNLFPRGKPFLFNGGGYATLSFIPTLGTMILGLQAGRWLKNSQSNTGLVRRFLIVAAGLFGASLFLHFTGICPIVKRIWTPSWTLFSGGWCFVLLAAFYYVVDMQQFRKPFFPLIVVGMNSIAAYVLAHTVVGFIDGSFRTNISQHYDLLFGEPYKTLVSGLVILLVQWLVLYWMYRKKLFIRI from the coding sequence ATGGCGGTAGTCAATAATCCCATTGCCCAGCGGGTATCGTCCGTCGATGCCTACCGGGGCTTTGTCATGGTACTCATGATGGCCGAAGTGCTGGAGTTCAGCCACGTAGCCGAAGCCCTGCCCGAAAGTCCTTTTTGGGCATTTCTACACTTTCAGCAGAGCCATGTACCCTGGGTGGGCTGTTCGTTGCACGATCTGATTCAGCCTTCGTTTACATTTCTGGTGGGGGTAGCCCTCCCCTATTCCATAGCTAGCCGCAAAACACGCGCTCAAAGTCATACCTCACTCTGGATGCACACACTGCGCCGGGCGCTAATTCTGATTTTGCTCGGAATCTTCCTGCGGTCGATGTACCGTGACCAAACCAACTTTACTTTTGAAGACACGCTGACGCAAATCGGCCTGGGGTACCCCTTACTGTTTGCGCTGGGTTTCCGTTCCGAACGAGTCAGCTGGATCGCCTTGGGCCTTATTCTGGTTGGCTATTGGGCTTTGTTCGCTTTTTATCCCCTACCGGGTCCTGATTTCGACTGGTCGCAGACGGGTGTCGCGGCCGACTGGGAGCACCTCCGTACGGGTTTTGCTGCCCATTGGAACAAAAACACCAACGCCGCCTGGGCCTTTGACCGCTGGTTTTTGAATCTGTTTCCCCGCGGGAAGCCGTTCCTATTCAACGGGGGTGGGTACGCTACTCTCAGTTTCATACCTACCCTGGGTACCATGATTCTGGGATTACAGGCCGGCCGCTGGCTGAAAAACAGTCAATCCAATACCGGACTGGTACGCCGTTTTCTGATCGTGGCTGCCGGGTTATTCGGAGCATCCCTGTTTTTGCATTTCACGGGTATCTGTCCGATTGTCAAGCGGATCTGGACTCCGTCCTGGACGCTGTTTAGCGGGGGATGGTGCTTTGTGTTATTGGCGGCGTTTTATTATGTGGTGGATATGCAACAATTCAGAAAACCCTTTTTCCCGCTCATCGTGGTGGGTATGAACTCCATTGCAGCTTACGTATTGGCTCATACGGTAGTGGGTTTTATCGATGGATCTTTCCGTACCAATATCAGCCAACATTATGACTTGCTCTTTGGGGAACCGTATAAAACCCTGGTCAGTGGGCTGGTCATTCTCTTGGTGCAATGGCTTGTACTCTACTGGATGTACCGAAAAAAACTATTTATCCGGATCTGA
- a CDS encoding VOC family protein, translated as MSKLTPFHVAVPVHDLEAARKFYREVLGCGEGRSDTHWTDFDLFGHQYVIHYKPRPAEQEAHHVNPVDGHDVPVPHFGVVLEWDAWHALEARLRSHNIQFIIEPYIRFKGQPGEQATMFFLDPSGNALEFKSFQDINQLFAV; from the coding sequence ATGAGCAAGTTAACGCCATTCCATGTTGCCGTACCCGTGCATGATCTGGAAGCAGCCCGAAAATTTTACCGCGAAGTGCTGGGATGCGGAGAAGGACGGAGCGATACCCACTGGACGGATTTCGATCTGTTTGGTCATCAGTACGTGATCCACTACAAACCTCGGCCCGCCGAACAGGAAGCGCACCATGTCAATCCCGTAGATGGGCATGACGTACCGGTACCGCATTTTGGGGTCGTGCTGGAATGGGACGCCTGGCACGCGCTGGAAGCCCGACTCAGGAGCCACAACATTCAGTTTATCATCGAGCCCTACATCCGGTTCAAAGGGCAGCCGGGCGAACAGGCCACCATGTTTTTCCTTGATCCGTCGGGCAATGCGTTGGAATTCAAATCGTTTCAGGATATCAATCAACTCTTTGCGGTATAG
- a CDS encoding serine hydrolase domain-containing protein — protein sequence MKLKFLIFFLLFISLSAHAQMKAIPDLPAITPEKAGFNRDSINALDDTISKFNPRDYIGLIVIKDNKIVLENYYNTFWRNHIHDIRSAGKSITALLLGVAIKERLVQSLDQDVYSFFPKEKYPFMHEDYKKVKLIHLLNMVSGLDADSDNSETPGNAGKWIANDEWVNYLLSIPLANKPGKKWVYADINAVLIGAIIEEKSGMSLRDFAKQKVFDPLEIKEFYWYTNKANQTGAAGNLYISTLDFAKLGLLVANKGKWGNKQIADYDYMNRLLNEQSPAIGNYNPLADGYGMLWYRSKRKFGTREISYLWASGNGGNHLVVVPQENMVIAMTSGAYGNWYPHTRAYFILGKIFQAFEKK from the coding sequence ATGAAGCTAAAATTCCTTATTTTCTTTCTTTTGTTCATATCGCTCTCCGCACATGCACAAATGAAAGCGATTCCTGACCTCCCTGCTATTACCCCAGAGAAGGCCGGCTTCAATAGAGATTCAATTAATGCCCTTGACGATACAATTTCAAAATTCAACCCAAGAGATTATATAGGGTTGATCGTCATTAAAGACAATAAAATTGTACTGGAGAACTATTACAATACATTTTGGCGAAACCATATACACGATATCAGATCTGCTGGAAAGAGCATTACCGCTTTGCTATTGGGAGTGGCTATCAAAGAACGATTAGTGCAAAGTTTAGACCAAGATGTCTACTCTTTCTTTCCCAAAGAGAAGTACCCTTTTATGCACGAAGATTATAAAAAAGTCAAGCTTATTCATTTATTAAATATGGTTTCGGGATTAGATGCTGATTCAGACAACTCTGAAACTCCTGGAAATGCCGGAAAATGGATCGCAAATGATGAATGGGTAAATTACTTGTTAAGCATTCCGTTGGCCAACAAGCCAGGAAAAAAGTGGGTCTATGCAGATATCAACGCGGTACTGATTGGGGCCATCATCGAAGAAAAATCTGGCATGAGTTTGAGAGATTTTGCCAAGCAGAAAGTTTTTGATCCCTTGGAAATAAAAGAGTTTTACTGGTATACTAATAAAGCAAATCAGACGGGTGCGGCCGGCAATCTTTACATTTCTACACTGGACTTTGCAAAGCTAGGCTTATTGGTTGCTAATAAAGGAAAATGGGGCAATAAGCAAATAGCCGATTATGATTATATGAATCGTTTATTGAACGAACAGTCGCCTGCTATAGGAAATTATAATCCTTTGGCTGACGGATATGGGATGCTCTGGTACAGATCTAAGAGAAAGTTCGGCACAAGAGAAATAAGCTACCTATGGGCTTCTGGAAATGGCGGAAATCATTTAGTGGTAGTTCCCCAAGAAAATATGGTCATCGCCATGACCTCTGGTGCATACGGCAACTGGTACCCCCATACAAGGGCATACTTTATCCTCGGTAAGATATTTCAGGCGTTCGAAAAAAAATGA
- a CDS encoding nuclear transport factor 2 family protein: protein MDAQKFAEAWIRSWNTRDLDDILTHYTDDVEITTPMIKIALGVDHGTLKGKENVADYWRRALQKLPDLHFELLDVTVGVNSVALYYKSVLNKKSIEVMFFDEQGKVNKIIAHYTE, encoded by the coding sequence ATGGATGCTCAAAAATTTGCCGAAGCTTGGATCAGAAGCTGGAATACCCGAGATCTGGACGATATTCTCACGCATTATACCGACGACGTAGAGATAACTACCCCGATGATCAAAATCGCATTAGGCGTGGATCACGGTACTTTGAAAGGAAAAGAAAACGTAGCCGATTACTGGCGGCGCGCCCTGCAAAAGCTACCTGATCTGCATTTTGAATTGCTCGATGTGACGGTGGGCGTCAATTCGGTGGCTTTATATTACAAATCGGTGCTGAATAAAAAATCCATTGAAGTCATGTTCTTCGACGAACAGGGAAAAGTCAACAAAATAATCGCGCACTACACCGAATAA
- a CDS encoding CotH kinase family protein — protein sequence MVPFSRKIVLLAILFATFSNGFGQTLESSNLPILIIDTKGQEIPNEPKIIATIKIIDNGAGKRNTVTDQPTYAGKIGIEQRGSTSRMFFPKKPYGFELRDTSGIEGISASVLGLPSEEDWVLNATFNDKTLLRDVLTYDLYRSYSPYYAPQHKFCEVIINGTYEGIYILFEKIKRDKNRVNISKLEPKDNLGDALTGGYILKIDKTEGNVSRQWTSPYLPPNSPQFTTPIQVEYPKFEDMTEPQFEYIKKYVTDFENTLKSPAYADSAQGYARYIDVNSWVDYLILSEVCRNVDAYRLSTFFYKDKDSKGGKLTMGPIWDYNLAYGNADYCNGEKTEGWAFDFNRVCPNDGFQMPFWWDRLLEDRNFARKVRLRYQALRPTVLKTETIHRYIDSTATVLQEARVRNFTRWTVIGQKLWPNFYVGSTYEDEVGYLKAWITRRLAWMDQELMTFGADITATEPTVLPFQFSVFPNPASTEVQVSFRLDHAAVVKVQVYDLWGRVLREGTPGYLAPGDHLVTQSLPTSSAEVQFLGLEVDGKRMVVRKILRE from the coding sequence ATGGTACCTTTCTCTCGTAAAATCGTCCTGCTGGCCATACTCTTTGCCACCTTTTCAAACGGATTCGGGCAAACGTTGGAGTCGTCCAACCTACCGATCCTGATCATCGATACCAAGGGCCAGGAAATTCCGAACGAACCCAAAATCATCGCGACGATCAAGATAATCGACAATGGAGCGGGCAAACGGAACACGGTCACGGACCAACCTACCTACGCCGGAAAGATCGGGATCGAGCAGCGCGGATCTACTTCGCGGATGTTTTTTCCCAAGAAACCTTACGGCTTCGAACTGCGCGATACATCCGGGATCGAAGGAATAAGCGCTTCGGTACTGGGTTTGCCCTCGGAAGAAGACTGGGTGCTGAACGCCACTTTCAACGATAAAACACTGCTGCGGGATGTACTGACGTATGATCTGTACCGTAGTTACAGTCCCTACTATGCGCCCCAGCACAAGTTCTGCGAAGTGATCATCAATGGTACCTACGAGGGAATCTACATTCTTTTTGAAAAAATAAAGCGGGATAAAAACCGGGTGAATATTTCCAAACTGGAACCCAAAGACAACTTGGGGGATGCCCTGACGGGCGGGTACATCCTGAAAATAGACAAGACCGAAGGGAACGTTTCGCGCCAGTGGACTTCTCCCTACCTACCGCCGAACAGTCCCCAATTCACGACTCCCATTCAGGTCGAGTACCCGAAGTTTGAGGATATGACCGAGCCGCAGTTCGAGTACATCAAGAAGTACGTGACTGATTTTGAGAACACTCTCAAAAGCCCTGCCTACGCCGATTCCGCACAGGGTTACGCCCGCTACATCGATGTAAACTCGTGGGTAGATTACCTCATCCTCAGCGAAGTGTGTCGCAATGTGGACGCCTACCGCCTCAGTACTTTTTTTTATAAGGACAAAGACAGCAAGGGCGGCAAGCTCACGATGGGGCCGATCTGGGACTATAACCTGGCCTACGGCAATGCCGACTACTGCAACGGAGAAAAGACCGAGGGTTGGGCTTTCGATTTCAACCGGGTGTGCCCGAATGATGGTTTCCAGATGCCTTTCTGGTGGGACCGCCTGCTGGAAGACCGCAACTTTGCCCGCAAGGTACGACTGCGCTACCAGGCGCTGCGGCCTACAGTCCTTAAAACCGAGACGATCCACCGCTACATCGACTCCACGGCTACTGTGTTGCAGGAGGCCCGCGTCCGCAATTTCACGCGCTGGACGGTGATCGGGCAGAAACTTTGGCCGAACTTCTACGTCGGCTCCACCTACGAAGACGAGGTAGGGTACCTCAAAGCGTGGATCACGCGCCGCTTGGCCTGGATGGACCAGGAACTGATGACCTTCGGGGCCGACATCACCGCCACCGAACCCACCGTGCTGCCTTTTCAGTTCAGCGTATTTCCCAATCCTGCCTCCACCGAAGTACAGGTTTCATTCCGACTGGACCACGCTGCTGTTGTAAAGGTACAGGTGTACGATTTGTGGGGCCGGGTACTTCGGGAAGGTACCCCAGGATACCTCGCGCCGGGCGATCACCTCGTTACTCAATCCCTACCTACCTCCAGTGCTGAGGTTCAGTTTTTGGGCTTAGAAGTAGATGGAAAACGAATGGTGGTTAGGAAGATTTTGCGGGAGTGA